One stretch of Carassius gibelio isolate Cgi1373 ecotype wild population from Czech Republic chromosome B1, carGib1.2-hapl.c, whole genome shotgun sequence DNA includes these proteins:
- the LOC127948521 gene encoding uncharacterized protein LOC127948521 — translation MASPTIVICTSCHMYSLSISVADEGFTCDKCRETVRLTEKISELETRIQTLIEDSKNVRALDMALDASSSGIPVHCPVPAEPLQQGNWVTVRQRSRGSKHSSSVPIKTLNRFSPLSDAPTEKPDESALVIGDSIVRNVNIETPATIVKCLPGARAPDILANLKVLANAKRKYSKIVIHAGANDVRLRQSEITKNNFKEVCELASTMSDTVICSGPLPAYRGDEMYSRLSSLNGWMSKWCPQNNIGYIDNWTSFWGRPDLFKRDGLHPSWGGATLLSRNMANSLSVYT, via the coding sequence atggcttctcctacaattgttatttgcacctcttgccacatgtacagtttatctatctctgtcgctgatgagggattcacatgtgataaatgcagggaaacagttaggctgacagagaagatttcagaattagagacacgcatccaaactttaattgaggacagtaagaatgttagggctctagatatggctttggatgcgtctagctcagggattcctgtacattgtccggttccagcagagcccttgcagcagggcaactgggtgacggtgaggcagcgtagtcgtgggtcaaaacacagctcttctgttccgatcaaaacattaaacaggttctccccactcagtgatgcacccactgagaaacctgatgaaagtgctctagttattggtgattctattgtacggaacgtgaatatagagacaccagccaccatagtcaaatgtttaccgggagccagagcgcctgacatcttggcaaatttaaaagtgctggctaatgctaaacgtaaatacagtaagattgttattcatgccggcgctaatgatgttcgacttcgccagtcggagatcactaaaaataactttaaagaggtgtgtgaacttgcaagcacgatgtcagacactgtaatatgctctggtcccctccctgcttaccgtggtgatgagatgtatagcagattgtcatcactcaatggctggatgtctaagtggtgcccacagaataacataggttatatagacaattggacgagcttttggggcagacctgacctgtttaaaagagatggtcttcatccctcctggggtggcgccactcttctgtctagaaatatggcaaatagtcttagtgtttatacttga